In Schlegelella aquatica, one DNA window encodes the following:
- the rhtB gene encoding homoserine/homoserine lactone efflux protein: MKTEVWWAYFFACWVIAVSPGSGAVLSMSHGLSYGVRRASTTIAGLQVGLMGTLLIAGGGLGAILLASETAFMVIKVVGAAYLIWLGVQQWRSPVHTSGKTVQVAPMSARRRFFTGVFTNLTNPKGIVFMVAVLPQFIDPARPLALQLLILGATMCAVDLVVMHGYALLASRLQALFRRPQAMRWQNRFFGSVLMAVGAALFFVRRQAH, from the coding sequence ATGAAGACTGAAGTGTGGTGGGCGTACTTCTTCGCCTGCTGGGTCATCGCCGTTTCGCCGGGGTCGGGCGCGGTGCTGTCGATGAGCCACGGCCTGTCGTACGGCGTGCGCAGGGCAAGCACGACGATCGCCGGATTGCAGGTCGGGCTCATGGGGACGCTGCTGATCGCCGGCGGCGGACTGGGGGCCATCCTGCTCGCCTCCGAGACGGCCTTCATGGTCATCAAGGTGGTGGGAGCCGCCTACCTCATCTGGCTCGGGGTGCAGCAGTGGCGTTCGCCGGTGCACACCTCAGGCAAGACGGTGCAAGTGGCACCGATGTCGGCACGCCGGCGCTTCTTCACCGGGGTGTTCACGAACCTGACGAACCCGAAGGGCATCGTCTTCATGGTGGCGGTGTTGCCGCAGTTCATCGACCCGGCGCGGCCGCTCGCCCTGCAACTGCTGATCCTCGGGGCGACGATGTGTGCGGTGGACCTCGTTGTGATGCACGGCTATGCGCTGCTGGCCTCGCGCTTGCAGGCCCTGTTCCGCCGCCCGCAGGCGATGCGCTGGCAGAACCGCTTTTTCGGCAGCGTGCTGATGGCCGTCGGCGCGGCCCTGTTCTTCGTGCGGCGCCAGGCTCACTGA
- the cobA gene encoding uroporphyrinogen-III C-methyltransferase: protein MNFPHELPPSEPPCGPVVTLVGAGPGHPDLLTVAAVKAIRRATVLLVDDLVGDAVLRYARPSTRIVRVGKRGGCRSTPQAFIERWMIAEARRGERVVRLKGGDPCIFGRAGEERRALEAAGLRVEVVNGITAGVAAATALGVPLTHRAHAHGVIFATGHTRDGAPSPDWRSLATLASQGYTLVIYMGVASAAEIERGLREVLPASTPVGIVQHASLPQERRVHARLGDLHAALSRHGLASPAIIVVGDVLAAASPHVTAPSAQAGGAAPTPRAGLNPTPAAVQEC from the coding sequence ATGAACTTTCCGCATGAACTCCCCCCCAGCGAGCCACCCTGCGGCCCGGTGGTCACCCTGGTCGGTGCGGGGCCGGGGCATCCCGACCTGCTGACCGTCGCAGCCGTCAAAGCCATCCGGCGCGCCACCGTCCTTCTGGTGGACGATCTGGTCGGCGACGCCGTCTTGCGCTACGCGCGCCCGAGCACGCGCATCGTTCGGGTCGGCAAACGCGGCGGCTGCCGCAGCACCCCCCAAGCCTTCATCGAACGCTGGATGATCGCCGAGGCGCGGCGAGGCGAGCGGGTCGTGCGACTCAAGGGCGGCGACCCGTGCATCTTCGGCCGTGCGGGCGAGGAGCGCCGTGCCCTCGAAGCGGCGGGGCTGCGCGTGGAAGTGGTCAACGGCATCACGGCCGGCGTCGCCGCCGCCACCGCACTGGGCGTGCCGCTCACCCACCGCGCCCATGCGCACGGCGTGATCTTCGCCACCGGCCATACGCGCGACGGCGCCCCGTCGCCCGACTGGCGCTCGCTGGCCACCCTCGCGTCGCAGGGCTACACCCTGGTGATCTACATGGGCGTCGCCTCGGCGGCCGAGATCGAGCGCGGGCTGCGGGAGGTGCTCCCCGCCTCGACGCCCGTCGGCATCGTGCAACACGCCAGCTTGCCTCAGGAGCGGCGCGTGCACGCCCGCTTGGGAGACTTGCACGCAGCCCTCTCGCGCCACGGTCTGGCGAGCCCCGCCATCATCGTCGTCGGCGACGTGCTCGCCGCAGCGAGCCCGCACGTCACCGCCCCTTCGGCGCAGGCGGGTGGCGCCGCGCCGACGCCACGCGCCGGGCTGAACCCGACACCGGCCGCCGTGCAGGAGTGCTGA
- the ybiB gene encoding DNA-binding protein YbiB, translating to MGISHYIKEIGRGKEGARSLSSEQAYDLMCQVLDGRVTDLELGAFAIAMRIKGESIEELQGFLEAVTERCIPVPAPRPIVVLPSYNGARRLPNLTPLLALLLAREGVPVLVHGVGHDPGRVTTAQILTALGVPQASDARAILQAWHRRRQPAFIPTEALCPPLARLLDVRRVIGLRNPAHTVAKILAPTAPGQALRVVNYTHPEYGQTLAQFLERTAAHALLLRGTEGEPVADPRRTPRMEVFLAGRRQPALGATAREGVLTDLPPLPRECDAATTAQYIQGVLSGEQPVPAPILKQVECILQTLAQLPCASGTSHELSA from the coding sequence ATGGGTATTTCTCACTACATCAAAGAAATCGGCCGCGGCAAGGAAGGCGCACGCTCGCTCTCGAGCGAGCAGGCCTACGACCTCATGTGTCAGGTGCTGGACGGCCGGGTCACCGACCTCGAACTCGGCGCCTTCGCCATCGCCATGCGCATCAAGGGCGAGTCGATCGAAGAGCTGCAAGGCTTCCTGGAGGCCGTCACCGAGCGCTGCATCCCGGTGCCCGCGCCTCGCCCCATCGTGGTGCTGCCGTCCTACAACGGCGCACGCCGCCTGCCCAACTTGACACCGCTGCTGGCGCTGCTCCTCGCACGGGAAGGGGTGCCGGTGCTGGTCCATGGCGTGGGGCACGATCCCGGTCGGGTCACCACGGCGCAGATCCTCACGGCCCTGGGTGTGCCGCAAGCCAGCGATGCCCGCGCGATCCTGCAGGCCTGGCACCGCCGCCGTCAACCGGCGTTCATCCCCACCGAGGCCCTGTGCCCGCCTTTGGCGCGGCTGCTGGACGTGCGCAGGGTGATCGGGCTGCGCAACCCCGCGCACACCGTCGCCAAGATCCTCGCCCCCACCGCGCCCGGACAGGCGCTGCGCGTCGTGAACTACACCCACCCCGAGTACGGCCAAACGCTCGCGCAGTTCCTGGAGCGCACCGCCGCCCATGCGTTGCTGTTGCGGGGGACGGAGGGCGAGCCGGTGGCCGACCCGAGGCGCACGCCGCGCATGGAGGTCTTCCTCGCCGGCCGCCGGCAGCCCGCGCTGGGCGCCACCGCGCGCGAAGGCGTGCTGACCGACCTGCCGCCGCTGCCGCGCGAGTGCGACGCCGCCACCACGGCGCAGTACATCCAAGGCGTGCTCAGCGGCGAGCAGCCCGTCCCCGCGCCCATCCTCAAGCAAGTGGAATGCATCTTGCAGACCCTCGCGCAACTCCCCTGCGCGAGCGGCACGTCGCATGAACTTTCCGCATGA
- a CDS encoding nitrate reductase — MRETKSTCPYCGVGCGVIIESEGEQIVGVRGDPQHPANFGRLCTKGSTLHLTAMAPLMRQNRLLEPMMRVSRQQPPRPVSWDVALDEAAQRLAGVIRQHGPDAVGFYISGQLLTEDYYVFNKLAKGLLGTNNIDTNSRLCMSSAVAAYKQTLGADAPPACYDDVHRAQTIFIAGSNTAYAHPILFRRIEEAKRANPALRIIVADPRRTPTAEAADLHLPVQPGTDVALFHGMLHVLIEEGLLDTRFIAQHTTGFETLRATVRRYTPRTAAALCGLEERSLVQAARWFGQSTATLSLYCQGLNQSASGTAKNAALINLHLATGQIGRPGAGPFSLTGQPNAMGGREVGGLANLLSAHRDLSDPHHRAEVARLWGVPDVPATPGTTAVEMFEAAARGQIKALWIVCTNPAQSMPDQRTVRQALERAELVIVQEAYATTATCAYADLLLPAATWAEKDGTVTNSERRVTRVRAAVPPPGSARCDWRIAVDIARRLERRLPARAPHTLFPYDSPEAIWNEHRETTRGRDLDITALSYALLEELGPQQWPMPQGATTGRARLYEDGRFPTPDGRARFANVEYVPVAEARDVRYPISLTTGRLRDQWHGMSRTGQLGRLFGHVSEPCIELSPADMARQGLRDGDLVHITSRRGSIVLPAQGSGEVAPAQAFIAMHWGDEFVSGQTGSGQPAAGVNALTTSAHCPVSKQPELKHAAIKILKAELPWSLLAAGWLPAHCAQAVRAELRTLMSRFAYAACVPVGRETGPRDPVGLLLRAASYEPPPAPLLETLERLLGLDGPNALRYLDRRRGQRRVMRLTDAESGEPVALQAFLLAGDISAGRWVKPLWQERRPAQDYGRLLLVPGAHPPASQAATPRRQVCACFDVADTQILEACPPDAATVEARLHAVQARLRCGTQCGSCLPEVRKLLQAPTALAAPA; from the coding sequence ATGCGTGAAACGAAATCGACCTGCCCCTACTGCGGCGTGGGCTGCGGGGTCATCATCGAGTCGGAGGGTGAGCAGATCGTCGGGGTGCGGGGCGACCCGCAGCATCCGGCGAACTTCGGGCGTCTGTGCACGAAGGGCAGCACGCTGCACCTGACGGCCATGGCGCCGTTGATGCGGCAGAACCGCCTGCTCGAGCCCATGATGCGCGTTTCGAGGCAGCAGCCGCCGCGACCGGTATCGTGGGACGTGGCGCTCGACGAGGCGGCGCAACGGCTCGCAGGGGTGATCCGCCAGCATGGGCCGGATGCGGTGGGCTTCTACATCTCCGGCCAGTTGCTCACCGAGGACTACTACGTCTTCAACAAGCTCGCCAAGGGGCTGCTCGGCACGAACAACATCGACACGAACTCGCGGCTGTGCATGAGCAGTGCCGTCGCGGCATACAAGCAGACCCTGGGGGCCGATGCCCCGCCGGCCTGTTATGACGACGTGCATCGCGCCCAGACGATCTTCATCGCCGGCTCGAACACCGCCTATGCGCATCCCATTCTGTTCCGGCGCATCGAGGAGGCCAAACGGGCCAACCCGGCGCTGCGGATCATCGTGGCCGACCCGCGGCGCACCCCCACCGCCGAAGCGGCCGACCTCCACCTGCCGGTGCAGCCGGGCACGGACGTGGCGCTCTTTCACGGCATGCTCCATGTGCTGATCGAGGAAGGGCTGCTCGACACCCGCTTCATCGCACAACACACCACCGGCTTCGAGACCCTGCGGGCCACGGTACGCCGCTACACGCCGCGGACGGCAGCAGCGCTGTGCGGCCTGGAGGAGCGCAGCCTCGTGCAGGCGGCCCGCTGGTTCGGACAATCGACCGCCACGCTTTCGCTCTATTGCCAGGGGTTGAACCAGAGCGCCAGCGGGACCGCCAAGAACGCGGCGCTCATCAACCTGCACCTGGCCACCGGCCAGATCGGCCGCCCCGGGGCGGGACCCTTCTCTCTGACCGGGCAGCCCAATGCCATGGGGGGTCGCGAGGTCGGCGGGCTCGCCAACCTGCTCAGTGCGCACCGGGATCTGTCCGACCCGCACCACCGGGCCGAAGTGGCGCGCCTGTGGGGCGTGCCGGACGTGCCTGCCACACCGGGCACGACGGCCGTGGAGATGTTCGAAGCGGCGGCCCGCGGTCAGATCAAAGCCCTGTGGATCGTTTGCACCAACCCTGCGCAATCGATGCCCGACCAGCGCACGGTGCGCCAGGCACTCGAGCGCGCGGAGCTGGTCATCGTGCAGGAAGCGTATGCCACCACGGCGACCTGCGCCTATGCCGACCTGCTGTTGCCGGCCGCGACGTGGGCAGAGAAGGACGGCACCGTCACCAACAGCGAGCGGCGCGTCACGCGTGTGCGAGCGGCCGTACCGCCGCCGGGGTCGGCACGCTGCGACTGGCGCATCGCGGTGGACATTGCGCGCCGCCTCGAACGACGGCTGCCCGCGCGGGCGCCCCACACACTGTTCCCCTACGACAGCCCCGAGGCGATCTGGAACGAGCATCGCGAAACCACACGAGGCCGCGACCTGGACATCACCGCTCTGAGCTACGCCTTGCTCGAGGAGCTGGGGCCTCAGCAGTGGCCCATGCCGCAAGGCGCCACTACCGGTCGCGCCCGCCTGTACGAGGACGGCCGCTTCCCCACGCCCGACGGACGGGCGCGCTTCGCCAACGTCGAGTACGTGCCGGTGGCCGAAGCACGGGATGTGCGTTATCCCATCAGCCTGACGACCGGGCGGTTGCGCGACCAGTGGCACGGCATGAGCCGCACCGGCCAGCTGGGCCGGCTGTTCGGGCATGTGAGCGAACCGTGCATCGAGTTGAGCCCCGCCGACATGGCACGCCAGGGCCTGCGCGACGGAGACCTGGTGCACATCACCTCGCGTCGAGGCTCCATCGTGTTGCCTGCCCAGGGCAGCGGCGAAGTGGCGCCGGCGCAGGCCTTCATCGCGATGCACTGGGGCGATGAGTTCGTGTCGGGGCAGACGGGCAGCGGTCAGCCGGCCGCCGGCGTCAATGCGCTGACCACCAGTGCTCACTGCCCGGTCTCGAAGCAGCCCGAGCTCAAGCACGCAGCGATCAAGATCCTCAAGGCCGAGTTGCCGTGGTCGCTACTGGCCGCGGGTTGGCTGCCCGCTCACTGCGCCCAGGCGGTGCGTGCCGAGTTGCGCACTCTGATGAGCCGGTTTGCCTACGCTGCCTGCGTGCCCGTGGGCCGCGAGACGGGCCCGCGCGACCCGGTGGGGCTGCTCCTGCGCGCCGCGTCCTACGAGCCGCCCCCCGCGCCGCTTCTGGAGACGCTCGAACGCCTGCTCGGGTTGGACGGACCGAACGCCTTGCGCTACCTGGACCGCCGGCGCGGGCAGCGCCGCGTGATGCGGTTGACGGACGCCGAATCGGGCGAGCCGGTCGCCCTGCAGGCCTTCTTGCTGGCCGGCGATATCAGTGCCGGGCGCTGGGTCAAGCCGCTGTGGCAGGAGCGGCGTCCCGCGCAGGACTACGGCCGCCTGTTGCTCGTGCCCGGGGCACACCCCCCGGCGTCGCAGGCCGCAACGCCCCGCCGCCAGGTGTGCGCCTGCTTCGACGTCGCGGACACCCAGATCCTCGAGGCCTGTCCGCCGGACGCAGCCACCGTCGAGGCCCGACTGCACGCCGTGCAGGCCCGGTTGCGCTGCGGCACGCAGTGCGGTTCGTGCCTGCCCGAGGTCCGCAAGCTCCTTCAAGCCCCGACCGCACTCGCGGCGCCTGCCTGA
- the nirD gene encoding nitrite reductase small subunit NirD, with product MTQWKPICRVDDIPVLGARRVARAQGADVAVFRTAQDKVFALLDRCPHKGGPLSQGLVFGEHVACPLHNWAIGLHDGCAQAPDHGCTPRFSVRVEGGEVYLDAEELQTIAVDDSELQAQALLRRVAA from the coding sequence ATGACCCAATGGAAACCGATCTGCCGCGTCGACGACATCCCGGTGCTGGGTGCGCGTCGCGTGGCCCGCGCGCAAGGCGCGGACGTGGCCGTCTTTCGCACTGCACAGGACAAGGTCTTCGCGCTGCTGGACCGTTGCCCCCACAAGGGCGGGCCGCTGTCGCAGGGCCTCGTCTTCGGCGAGCACGTGGCCTGCCCCCTGCACAACTGGGCGATCGGCCTGCACGACGGATGCGCGCAGGCACCCGACCACGGCTGCACGCCCCGCTTCAGTGTGAGGGTCGAGGGCGGCGAGGTGTACCTCGATGCGGAAGAACTTCAGACGATCGCCGTGGACGACAGCGAGTTGCAGGCGCAGGCGCTGCTGCGCCGCGTGGCAGCGTGA